A region from the Triticum aestivum cultivar Chinese Spring chromosome 3D, IWGSC CS RefSeq v2.1, whole genome shotgun sequence genome encodes:
- the LOC123073564 gene encoding keratin-associated protein 5-1-like: MAAGGASLIAAVVFSVLIMSSLGGPMPLCSDCETMCRTNCTAEAEANCANYCYDTQSTAGYCEGCMGAYFDQHCNPECLKNCSNGCKKKVLPRPLCSDCDTVCSTKCTEELQTTCSEYCDFSRSGLADCQRQLFERCNTEGTCCSSDGTCTCDCETEARKSCVGVSDNSNNCEVCKRGQFDQDCHPTCNTDCNSSCKKKKGCHGHA; the protein is encoded by the coding sequence ATGGCTGCAGGTGGAGCTTCTCTTATTGCTGCTGTTGTTTTCTCTGTGTTGATCATGTCTTCCCTGGGGGGTCCGATGCCTTTATGCAGCGACTGCGAGACGATGTGCCGTACCAACTGCACCGCGGAGGCTGAAGCCAATTGCGCCAATTACTGCTACGACACCCAATCAACAGCAGGGTACTGCGAAGGTTGCATGGGCGCCTACTTCGACCAGCACTGCAATCCCGAGTGTCTCAAAAATTGCAGCAACGGCTGCAAGAAGAAGGTGCTTCCGAGGCCTTTATGCAGCGACTGCGACACGGTATGCAGTACCAAGTGCACCGAGGAGCTTCAAACCACCTGCAGCGAATACTGCGACTTCAGCCGCAGCGGTCTGGCGGACTGCCAGCGTCAGCTCTTCGAGCGGTGCAACACAGAGGGTACCTGCTGCAGTAGCGACGGCACATGCACTTGTGACTGCGAGACCGAAGCTCGAAAGAGTTGCGTGGGCGTCAGCGACAACTCCAATAATTGCGAAGTTTGCAAGCGCGGCCAGTTTGACCAGGACTGCCATCCCACCTGTAACACCGACTGCAACAGCAGCTGCAAGAAGAAGAAAGGGTGCCACGGGCACGCATAG
- the LOC123073566 gene encoding uncharacterized protein, which produces MAVATLGPIPKSQREISAAAFLFLPSGYSLLLCPELIALRISTPPWRGQSVPGCRVSRRRGSRRGGVRCLRCEAGDGRRGAAAGHSDHLAPSPSGLIRSKIRLQLVSTESKETTRMHLVYDEATVAVDGLAMAFLPTLELNAEGNRVTRTFI; this is translated from the exons ATGGCCGTGGCTACCCTCGGTCCCATCCCCAAATCCCAGCGAGAGATttccgccgccgccttcctcttcCTGCCAAGCGGCTACTCCCTTCTCCTCTGCCCCGAGCTCATCGCTCTCCGGATTTCCACGCCGCCGTGGAGGGGTCAGTCTGTTCCAGGCTGCCGCGTGAGCAGGAGAAGGGGCAGCCGGAGAGGCGGGGTAAGGTGCCTTCGCTGCGAAGCCGGCGACGGGCGTAGAGGTGCAGCCGCCGGTCACTCCG ATCACTTGGCTCCTTCTCCTTCTGGATTAATCAGAAGCAAAATTAGACTGCAGCTCGTGTCCACCGAAAGTAAGGAAACTACTAGGATGCATCTCGTGTATGATGAAGCCACTGTCGCCGTTGACGGCCTGGCCATGGCTTTCCTGCCCACACTTGAGCTCAACGCGGAGGGCAATCGAGTGACAAGGACATTCATTTGA
- the LOC123073563 gene encoding keratin-associated protein 5-9-like codes for MAAGGASLLAFSFFSMLVMSSLGGPRPLCSDCETLCRTNCDAEVETLCGSTCDYNNSGQADCRRQLLKRCTTEGTCCSSNGTCTCDCNTVAQNGCFGVSDGYTRCGSCKLGRFNQCYPTCKNDCNNNCKKKKGCHA; via the coding sequence ATGGCTGCAGGTGGGGCTTCTCTTcttgccttctcttttttttccatGCTGGTCATGTCTTCCCTGGGGGGTCCTAGGCCTTTATGCAGCGACTGCGAGACGCTGTGCCGTACCAACTGCGATGCAGAGGTTGAAACCCTCTGCGGCAGTACCTGCGACTACAACAACAGCGGTCAGGCCGACTGCCGGCGTCAGCTCTTGAAGAGGTGCACCACAGAAGGTACCTGCTGCAGTAGCAACGGCACATGCACTTGTGATTGCAACACTGTAGCTCAAAACGGTTGCTTCGGGGTCAGCGACGGGTACACACGCTGCGGTTCATGCAAGCTTGGCAGGTTCAACCAGTGCTATCCCACCTGCAAGAACGACTGCAACAACAACTGCAAGAAGAAGAAAGGGTGCCACGCATAG